A section of the Candidatus Binataceae bacterium genome encodes:
- a CDS encoding P-loop NTPase, protein MRIFSEFADGADSGETYRPESRSDRIRENLAEIGATLLIASAKGGVGKSIITANVGAALARRGKKVAIVDADLNSPSIIGMLGMKQPRGLPLVEGIEPAAGPHGLRVVSSDLLANAEPPPVAFVEPENEPQPTPRARPTATRESDALFQMLTQARLGSLDFVLIDLAPGIEDLYAVARMVQPHGIVMVSHSSAQSVKATQQAVRVARRIDVPVVGLIENMAGFNCDGCRAVRPLMPEGNLAGAASDLELPVIGRLPFDPRLAEASDRGRLFIHEFADSPLAKLLSEIATTIERLAAAQRRA, encoded by the coding sequence ATGAGAATCTTCAGCGAGTTCGCAGACGGCGCGGATTCGGGCGAAACGTACCGCCCCGAGAGCCGCTCCGATCGCATCCGGGAAAACCTGGCCGAAATCGGAGCCACTTTGCTCATTGCCAGCGCCAAGGGCGGCGTGGGCAAGAGCATAATCACGGCAAATGTAGGGGCGGCGCTCGCGCGTCGCGGCAAGAAGGTTGCGATCGTGGACGCCGACCTGAACTCCCCCAGTATCATCGGGATGCTGGGCATGAAGCAGCCGCGCGGGTTGCCGCTGGTGGAAGGTATCGAACCCGCGGCCGGACCCCACGGGTTGCGCGTGGTTTCAAGCGATCTGCTCGCCAACGCCGAGCCGCCGCCGGTCGCGTTTGTCGAGCCCGAAAATGAGCCTCAGCCGACGCCCCGGGCCCGGCCGACCGCAACCAGGGAGTCGGATGCGCTGTTTCAGATGCTAACCCAGGCGCGGTTGGGGTCGCTCGATTTCGTGCTGATCGACCTTGCTCCCGGCATTGAGGACTTGTACGCGGTCGCGCGCATGGTGCAGCCGCATGGGATCGTGATGGTGAGCCATTCCTCGGCGCAATCGGTCAAAGCGACTCAGCAGGCGGTGCGGGTGGCGCGTCGTATCGACGTCCCGGTGGTCGGACTAATCGAGAACATGGCGGGCTTCAACTGCGACGGATGCCGTGCAGTGCGCCCACTGATGCCCGAGGGCAATCTCGCGGGCGCTGCGAGTGACCTGGAACTGCCGGTGATCGGACGCCTTCCGTTCGATCCGCGCCTTGCCGAAGCGTCCGATCGCGGCAGGCTATTCATTCATGAATTCGCCGACAGCCCGTTGGCGAAGCTGTTGAGTGAGATTGCCACGACCATCGAGCGTCTAGCCGCCGCACAGCGTCGAGCATAG
- a CDS encoding CDP-alcohol phosphatidyltransferase family protein — protein sequence MSAAAGTLSGPIPRHRLLTAFAWGVHLYTALGAAVGLLAIYYASGGDFRASFLAMAAATLIDSSDGPLARWMKVKQRIPSFDGTLLDNIVDYLTYTVAPVFLMIEAAIIPSTHLGLLLACFVMLASVYGFCQTNAKTPDHYFLGFPNYWNLVAFYLFCLDGSAIFNWAVLALLAVMVFIPIRYIYPNRTIPLRPVTLTLGIIWAVVTLVMLFELPVVNPILLAVSLSFIAYYLVASFVLHALALRVRPAVVPVVE from the coding sequence ATGAGCGCCGCGGCGGGAACCTTATCCGGACCGATACCGAGGCATAGACTTCTCACCGCCTTCGCTTGGGGTGTGCATCTGTACACCGCGCTCGGCGCCGCTGTCGGACTGCTAGCGATCTACTACGCTTCCGGGGGCGATTTTCGTGCCTCGTTTCTCGCGATGGCGGCCGCGACCCTTATCGATTCCAGCGACGGACCCTTGGCCCGCTGGATGAAGGTCAAGCAGCGCATACCCTCCTTCGATGGCACCCTCCTCGACAACATCGTCGACTACCTCACCTACACAGTCGCGCCGGTCTTTCTGATGATCGAAGCTGCCATCATTCCCTCTACCCATCTAGGCCTGTTGCTCGCGTGCTTCGTGATGCTCGCGAGCGTTTATGGTTTTTGCCAAACCAACGCCAAGACCCCGGACCATTATTTCCTGGGCTTTCCCAATTACTGGAACCTTGTGGCCTTCTATCTCTTCTGCCTGGATGGATCAGCGATTTTTAACTGGGCAGTCCTCGCGCTGCTCGCGGTGATGGTCTTCATTCCGATCCGTTATATATATCCAAACCGCACCATTCCGCTGCGGCCGGTGACTCTCACACTCGGAATAATCTGGGCGGTAGTGACCCTGGTGATGCTGTTCGAGCTGCCCGTGGTCAATCCAATCCTGCTTGCGGTTTCGCTCAGCTTTATCGCCTATTACCTGGTCGCCTCTTTCGTTCTGCACGCGCTCGCGCTGCGAGTTCGCCCGGCGGTAGTGCCGGTCGTCGAATGA
- a CDS encoding dual specificity protein phosphatase family protein, with protein sequence MDWFSKRDDHDHHRATRGGQRPSVSEISDELLVGEYPTRGDIEWLKDTYNIAAVHNLQDDDDLRHNGLDLKQLRAEYDARGIRFRRTPIQDGSADAMADRLAVALADLRELVDAHGRVYLHCNGGLNRAPTLAIAFLRAHRGMSLEEALALVKARRACGPFMTVLEDYFGPRDFKPDR encoded by the coding sequence ATGGACTGGTTCAGTAAACGAGACGATCACGACCACCATCGCGCGACCCGCGGCGGACAGCGTCCCTCGGTCAGCGAAATATCCGATGAGTTGCTAGTCGGCGAATATCCCACCCGCGGCGACATCGAATGGCTCAAAGACACCTACAACATCGCTGCGGTACATAACCTTCAGGACGATGACGACCTACGCCACAACGGCCTCGACCTTAAGCAGCTGCGGGCCGAGTATGATGCTCGGGGCATCCGGTTTCGGCGCACACCGATTCAGGATGGCAGCGCTGACGCGATGGCGGACCGGCTCGCAGTCGCCCTCGCCGACCTACGCGAGCTGGTCGATGCGCATGGCCGGGTTTATCTGCATTGCAACGGTGGATTGAATCGGGCCCCTACCCTTGCCATCGCCTTCCTGCGCGCCCATCGGGGAATGTCTCTGGAGGAGGCGCTGGCGCTGGTCAAGGCGCGGCGGGCGTGCGGACCATTCATGACGGTGCTCGAGGACTATTTCGGGCCGCGGGATTTCAAGCCGGATCGATGA
- a CDS encoding TraR/DksA family transcriptional regulator — MAKKAAPASRKKFLAKVREHLQDVKSKLLSEIDSELRAEREGNKDEGMDTYDLASEERDREINFILSDRERIKIKQIDDALERLDDGSYGVCESCGLDIAEERLDAMPFTRLCRDCQQDQEREAKSQRRYDDERNTYRKIGSTDADEESA; from the coding sequence AATTCCTGGCCAAGGTGCGTGAGCATCTCCAGGACGTGAAAAGCAAGTTGCTCAGCGAAATCGACTCGGAACTCCGTGCCGAACGCGAGGGCAACAAAGACGAGGGAATGGATACCTACGATCTCGCGTCCGAAGAGCGCGACCGTGAGATCAATTTCATCCTCTCCGATCGCGAGCGTATCAAGATCAAGCAGATCGACGACGCACTTGAACGGCTGGATGATGGGAGCTACGGGGTGTGCGAGTCCTGCGGACTCGACATCGCCGAGGAACGGCTCGACGCGATGCCATTTACCCGCCTGTGCCGCGATTGCCAGCAGGATCAGGAGCGCGAGGCGAAGAGCCAGCGGCGCTACGATGACGAGCGCAATACCTATCGCAAGATCGGCTCGACCGATGCGGACGAGGAGAGCGCTTGA